In a single window of the Trichoderma breve strain T069 chromosome 6, whole genome shotgun sequence genome:
- a CDS encoding ABC1 family domain-containing protein encodes MGFVSFAIDLAAVLNASRSVASKHVALRGRQLDVYSRTSSVASVLRSKAAGTVQTEAPEQKEPAGGSEAVGKEAVDVEDVAEKSSESAPVSEGPKPGDFKLHEQPIYKTSLSGSDSVRQPVENASANTSPAQNQDQIKEELDVPQGIDVNIFHTARGSQILDSLRKQRGKPDSGKEAAGSAAKEHPLRYWPRPPPVMEDVTPSIAAEVETSIVDAADEKAQQSVQQPESVVPEAITEAAPEAATEDITKASPETSPETSSSHHTITEEPQSSTKKVDEEIVEAVKAAAIPEAPPVNIPTYQLRESKVPATRFSRILNYGGLAAGLLGGAVTESVSRAFGGGGGGGGSVLLSGGNMERLVTKLSQMRGAALKLGQMMSFQDSKTMPAPLQEVLQRVQDRADYMPAWQRDRVLVSNLGSDWRDLFSEFEEKPIAAASIGQVHRAVLKSNGKRVAVKIQFPGVADSINSDLDNLGILLTATKLLPKGLYLNKTIDNARLELGWECDYTREAECAKRYKELLQGEEDVFEAPNVHLEASGKQVLTMDFLDGIGVTRVKSFTQEQRDWIGTQILRLCLREITEFKFMQTDPNWTNFLYNAGTNKLELLDFGASREFPEEFISQYVQLLECASRSDRAGVKKFSEGLGYLTGHESRTMLDAHIQSVLTLAEPFLESAPEVYDFKDQTITERVRALIPVMLNERLAPPPEETYSLHRKLSGAFLLCARLESKVRCRELFANSVAKSGYVERS; translated from the exons ATGGGTTTTGTGAGCTTTGCGATTGACCTTGCGGCGGTGCTCAATGCCTCTCGGTCTGTCGCATCAAAGCATGTCGCTCTTCGCGGCAGGCAGCTCGACGTCTATAGCAGGACGTCGAGCGTTGCGTCTGTGTTGAGGAGTAAGGCTGCTGGTACTGTGCAAACGGAAGCTCCGGAGCAAAAGGAGCCGGCAGGTGGAAGCGAAGCTGTGGGAAAGGAGGCTGTGGACGTTGAGGATGTTGCCGAGAAGAGCTCCGAGTCTGCGCCTGTTTCTGAGGGGCCAAAGCCGGGAGATTTTAAGCTGCACGAGCAACCAATCTACAAAACTTCACTATCCGGAAGTGATTCCGTACGGCAACCAGTAGAGAATGCGTCTGCGAATACCTCTCCGGCTCAGAACCAGGACCAGATCAAGGAGGAGTTGGACGTACCTCAGGGGATTGACGTCAACATCTTTCACACTGCGCGAGGCTCTCAGATTCTCGACTCATTACGCAAGCAACGTGGAAAGCCAGATAGCGGTAAAGAGGCTGCTGGTAGTGCTGCAAAGGAGCATCCTCTACGATACTGGCCGCGACCACCTCCTGTTATGGAAGATGTCACTCCTTCAATTGCTGCTGAGGTTGAGACCAGTattgttgatgctgcagatgaAAAAGCTCAGCAGAGTGTACAACAACCAGAGTCT GTTGTACCAGAGGCTATTACAGAAGCTGCGCCAGAGGCTGCTACAGAAGATATCACAAAGGCTTCACCAGAGACTTCACCAGAGACTTCATCAAGCCATCATACAATTACAGAAGAGCCTCAGTCTAGCACGAAAAAGGTAGATGAGGAAATAGTCGAAGCTGTGAAAGCAGCGGCCATCCCCGAAGCACCGCCCGTGAATATACCTACTTATCAACTTCGAGAGTCCAAAGTACCCGCTACCAGATTCAGTCGTATCCTTAACTATGGCGGTCTGGCTGCTGGATTGTTGGGCGGAGCTGTGACGGAGAGCGTGAGCAGAGCatttggtggtggtggtggtggaggagggtCTGTATTACTCAGTGGGGGTAACATGGAGAGATTGGTTACAAAGCTCTCTCAAATGAGAGGTGCTGCTCTGAAGCTGGGACAAATGATGAGCTTTCAGGACTCAAAAACAATGCCGGCGCCTCTTCAAGAGGTGCTCCAGCGGGTTCAAGATCGAGCTGACTACATGCCGGCGTGGCAGCGGGACCGTGTTTTGGTCAGCAACCTTGGCTCCGACTGGCGAGACTTGTTCAGTGAATTTGAAGAGAAGCCCATTGCGGCCGCCTCGATTGGTCAGGTGCACAGAGCCGTGCTCAAGTCAAACGGCAAGCGAGTGGCCGTCAAGATTCAATTCCCTGGCGTGGCCGATTCCATCAACTCTGATCTGGACAATCTCGGTATCTTGCTTACGGCCACAAAGCTGCTCCCCAAGGGCCTCTACCTGAACAAGACGATTGACAACGCGAGACTGGAACTCGGTTGGGAATGTGACTACACTCGCGAGGCAGAGTGTGCGAAGCGGTACAAGGAACTGCTCcagggcgaagaagacgttTTCGAAGCACCAAATGTCCATCTGGAGGCATCTGGCAAGCAGGTTCTGACCATGGACTTTCTCGACGGCATTGGCGTCACTCGGGTCAAATCGTTTACGCAGGAGCAGCGCGATTGGATTGGAACGCAGATCCTGCGACTGTGCCTGAGGGAGATTACAGAGTTCAAATTTATGCAGACAGATCCCAACTGGACCAACTTCCTCTACAACGCCGGCACCAACAAGCTAGAGCTTCTCGACTTTGGCGCCTCGCGAGAGTTTCCCGAGGAGTTTATTTCGCAGTATGTGCAGCTCCTCGAGTGCGCATCACGGTCCGATCGAGCAGGCGTCAAGAAGTTCTCCGAAGGCCTGGGATACCTGACAGGCCACGAGAGCAGGACTATGTTAGACGCACATATCCAATCAGTCCTCACTCTAGCAGAGCCATTCCTCGAATCGGCCCCTGAGGTCTACGACTTCAAGGACCAGACCATTACCGAGCGAGTCAGGGCGCTCATCCCAGTCATGCTAAACGAACGActggcgccgccgcccgagGAAACGTACAGCTTGCACCGGAAGCTGAGCGGCGCATTTCTGCTGTGCGCGAGGCTGGAGAGCAAAGTTCGGTGCCGCGAGCTGTTTGCCAACAGCGTGGCCAAGTCGGGCTATGTTGAGCGCTCGTGA